Proteins encoded together in one Felis catus isolate Fca126 chromosome B3, F.catus_Fca126_mat1.0, whole genome shotgun sequence window:
- the LOC101099807 gene encoding olfactory receptor 1509, producing the protein MDALNQTRVTEFVFLGLTDKWVLEILFFLAFSITYVLTLLGNTLIIVTIVFTPRLHTPMYFFLSNLSFIDICHSSVTVPKMLEGLLLEIKTISFDNCIAQLFFLHLFACAEIFLLTIMAYDRYVAICAPLHYSNVMNMRVCVQLVFALWLGATVHSLVQTFLTIRLPYCGPNIIDSYFCDVPPVIKLACTDTYLTGMLIVSNSGTISLTCFLALVTSYTVILVSLRKQSAEGRRKALSTCSAHFMVVAFFFGPCIFIYTRPDTSFSIDKVVSVFYTVVTPLLNPLIYTLRNEEVKSAMKHLRQTGFFMKSGT; encoded by the coding sequence ATGGATGCTCTAAATCAAACAAGAGTGACTGAATTTGTCTTCTTGGGACTCACTGATAAGTGGGTGCTGGAGATACTATTTTTTCTGGCATTCTCCATCACATATGTATTAACCCTTTTGGGAAACACTCTCATTATAGTTACTATAGTCTTTACTCCACGCCTCCATAcccccatgtatttcttcctgagCAATCTGTCCTTTATTGACATCTGCCACTCATCTGTCACTGTGCCCAAGATGCTAGAGGGCTTGCTTTTAGAGATAAAGACTATTTCCTTTGATAATTGCATTGCACAGCTCTTCTTCCTACATCTGTTTGCTTGTGCTGAGATCTTTCTGCTGACCATTATGGCTTATGATCGTTATGTAGCCATCTGTGCTCCATTGCACTATTCTAATGTGATGAACATGAGGGTCTGTGTACAGCTTGTCTTTGCTCTCTGGTTGGGGGCTACTGTTCACTCTCTGGTGCAGACCTTCTTGACCATTCGTCTACCTTACTGTGGCCCCAACATTATTGATAGCTACTTCTGCGATGTGCCCCCTGTCATCAAGCTGGCTTGCACAGATACATACCTCACGGGAATGCTAATTGTGTCTAATAGTGGAACCATCTCCCTCACCTGTTTCCTGGCTTTGGTCACCTCTTACACGGTCATCCTGGTTTCTCTTAGAAAACAGTCAGCTGAAGGGCGCCGGAAAGCCTTGTCTACCTGTTCAGCCCACTTCATGGTTGTAGCCTTCTTTTTTGGACCATGTATCTTCATCTACACTCGGCCAGACACTAGCTTCTCCATTGACAAGGTGGTATCTGTCTTCTACACAGTGGTCACTCCTTTGCTGAATCCTCTCATTTACACCTTGAGAAATGAGGAGGTAAAAAGTGCCATGAAGCATCTCAGACAGACAGGTTTTTTCATGAAGTCAGGTACATGA
- the LOC101100058 gene encoding olfactory receptor 4E1 has translation MEEAGLLNQTSSITYIRLRGLSVNQKVQMAVFAMFLTFYVLTLIGNILIVITITYDRRLHTPMYFFLSNLSFIDVCHSTVTVPKMLIDTWSEEKLISFDACVTQMFFLHLFACTEIFLLTIMAYDRYVAICKPLQYMTVMNWKVCVLLAVALWTGGTIHSVALTSLTIKLPYCGPDEIDNFFCDVPQVIKLACTDTHIIEILIISNSGLISVVCFVVLVVSYAVILVSLRQQLSEGRRKALSTCAAHLTVVTLFLGHCIFIYSRPSTSLPEDKVVAVFFTAVTPLLNPIIYTLRNEDMKNALNKLMGRLEGRGREKK, from the coding sequence ATGGAAGAGGCCGGCCTACTCAATCAAACCTCTTCCATCACATATATACGACTTAGAGGCTTATCTGTAAATCAGAAGGTGCAGATGGCTGTGTTTGCCATGTTCCTCACTTTCTATGTCCTGACACTGATTGGGAACATCCTCATTGTCATAACTATTACCTATGACCGCCGGCTCCATACCCCTATGTATTTCTTCCTCAGCAACCTGTCTTTTATCGATGTCTGCCACTCCACTGTCACAGTCCCCAAGATGCTGATAGATACATGGTCAGAAGAGAAGCTCATCTCCTTTGATGCCTGTGTCACTCAGATGTTTTTCCTGCACCTCTTTGCCTGCACAGAGATCTTTCTCCTCACCATCATGGCCTATGATCGGTATGTGGCCATTTGCAAACCCCTGCAGTACATGACAGTTATGAACTGGAAAGTATGTGTGCTTCTTGCTGTGGCCCTCTGGACAGGAGGAACCATCCACTCCGTCGCACTGACCTCCCTCACCATCAAGCTGCCCTACTGTGGTCCCGATGAGATCGACAACTTCTTCTGCGATGTACCTCAGGTGATCAAATTGGCCTGCACGGATACCCACATCATTGAAATCCTCATCATCTCCAACAGTGGGCTGATCTCTGTGGTCTGTTTCGTGGTCCTTGTGGTGTCCTATGCAGTCATCCTGGTTAGCCTGCGGCAGCAGCTGTCCGAAGGCAGGCGGAAGGCCTTATCCACCTGTGCAGCCCACCTCACCGTGGTCACATTATTCCTGGGCCACTGCATCTTCATCTATTCCCGTCCATCCACCAGCCTCCCTGAGGACAAGGTGGTGGCTGTGTTTTTCACCGCTGTCACCCCCCTGCTGAACCCCATCATCTATACTCTTAGGAATGAAGACATGAAAAACGCCTTGAACAAGTTAATGGGAAggttggaggggagagggagagagaaaaaataa